In Deltaproteobacteria bacterium RBG_16_64_85, the DNA window TTCGTCTTGTCCCGGTTGAGCCTGCCGTATGTTTCGTAGGCGAGCGTAACCGGCCCGAGCCGGCCCCCTCCCTCAAGGTCCATCTCGTGAGGCGGATCGCAAAAGGTGAAAAACTTCTTCTTCGCCAGCCCGACGGAGCCGGGCTCTTTCCGCTGAGGCATTCGCTGCACCTGCTCCCGGATGCGGAACTTCGGACGTAATCTCTTATACTACCCGGCGATGGACCCGCATTCAACCACCAGCTCGGCCAGCCGATGCAGGATGGTTGCGGTGGCGCCCCAGATGGTGTGCGGCCCGTAATCGAAAAAGTAGACCCGGTTCCGCTCTCCCCGGAACATGGCCTCGGCGTAACGGTAGCGGTCGAACTCCGCGAAGATCGGCAAGGGAGCCTCGAAGACCTCCGCCACCTCGAACTCGTCCAGGGAAAAACCGGTGGCTGCGGAAACGTTCGCCACGAACGGCTGGATGCAGAATCCGGTCACGGTCACGACGGGGTCCATCGTCCCGAGAATCTCCGCGTCGTCGCGGCGGATTCCCAGCTCCTCTTCCGCCTCGCGGAGCGCGGTCTCCAGAAGATCGGCGTCTCCGGGATCGCGGCTCCCGCCGGGGAAGCAGATCTGCCCCTTGTGGTGCGGCACCTGTTCGGTGCGCCGGGCGAGCACCACGGTGACCTCGTCCCCGCGGGCGCGCAACGGAACCAGAACCCCTGCGGAACGCAGCCCCTCGGGGGTCGCCACCCGGTTCGGGAGAGGCCGGAGAACCCCTTTCAGGCGGACGAAGAAGCCGTCCGCGGGCGCAACGCGTTGCAAAACTCCCTCCTCACCGTCGACCCGGTTCCTTCTCCAGCAGGATGAATTCGGACCGCTCGAACCCGAGCGCCCGGAAGAAGCCCACGAGGCCGCCCTCGTTCCAGTTGATCATCGTCATGACCCGCTCAACGTTCTGATTGCGGAAGTACAGGTCCAGTTTCTCGATCAGCGCCCGGGCGATCCCCTTCCCATGGAAATCGGGGTCGACCCCGACGATCTCGATCCACCCGCTCTTCGGAATGGCGAACTCCCATCCGCGGAGTTCGCCCAGGATGAACCCGACGACCACCCCTTCCGTCTCGGCCACGAGGCAGGCCAGCGGGTTCCGCGTCAGGGCATCGATGATCCGGGATTCATATTGCGCCTCGTGAGGCCGCCCGGTGATCTTCTCGTTGATCGCAAGGACCGCCTCCGCGTCCTGCGTGTTCATCCTCCTCACCGTCACGCTCATGCTTTCCTCCACCGGTCTTTCGCATAGTTCCGGACCACGTCGGCGAGCACGGAAGGGCGGGCGTACCTCCGGAAGATGTTCTTGAAAGAGTCATGGCCGGACACCGCGTTGAAAAGCGCATCGTGGATCCCCTGGTCCACCTTGGCCATCGAGAGAACGGTCCCCAGCATCCCCATGATGTCCCCCGCCTTGCACAGGTTCCGCATCCACGTCCCGTAGAGGTAATCCTCCCGCAGCGGCCTCGTCACCTCCTCGTATCTCCGGAAGGATGCGGGCGATATCCCGCGCTCCACCAACGTCTCCGCCGCCAGGATCCCCGTCTCGATCGCCAGGTTGATCCCTTTCCCCTTGAAGGGGCGCAGCCACCCCGTGGCGTCGCCCACGGTGAGGTGCGTGTCCCCGACCGCTCCTTCGGCGGGCGCTCCCGGGAACTTCCCCCGGTACACCTCCTGCTCGTCGATGGAGATGGGGGGCAGATGCTCCCGGACGACGTCCGTGGAAAGGAAGGCGAACATGTCCTCGACGGTGGCGTTGGCCCCCGCCACGTTGACGATGATGTGGTCCCCTTTCGGGGTGATCGCCCCGAACTCCAGATTGGGGATGCCGGGGGGGAACAGGTACGCATAGATGATACTCCCCAGTTTTTTCTCGATGAAGGAGGGATCCGAATGGAACTTCATGACGTACGTCTGGATGAACTTGCCGGGGCGGCTGTACTTTCCCCCCGTGGCGTCCTCGAAGATGTCGATCATGCCGTCGTCGAGACCGAACGCCCCGACCACGGCGTCCGCCTTGAGCATCCCTCCCTCGGTGTAGAGGAAGACCCGCTTCCGGTCCCCCTTCGGGAAATCGATGCCGGTCACCCGGCTGCGGTACACCTCCACCCCTTCCCGTTCCGCGCAGGACAGAAGGAACCGGTCGAACATCACCCTCCGCACGGCGTACGTCGCGCCGGCGCGGTGGGGCCCGACGAGGAGGATCTCCTTCCTCCCGGCGTGGAGGCGGTAGCCGTAGATCTGGCGCTTGAAGATTTCATAGGGGAGCTCCACGCCGAGGCCGCCACGCAGGATCTCCTCGATGGGGGGCGAAAGAACGCCGACGCACTGGTTGTGGTGGCGCTCGAAATCCTTCCCCTCGTAAAGGACGACGCGAAGGCCCAGGTCCTTCTCGCGGGAGAGCCGCTTGAGGCGGATGGCGGTCGCGGAGCCGCCGGGGCCGCCCCCGATGATCCCGACCGTCTTTCCCCGGATCCCCTCGCTTGGCAATTTCCCTCCCGTCCTCGTTTTCGCCTCGGAGCCGGTTGGCGATGAAGATCTTGCGGAAGGGTTCTGCCAACGCTCTCTCCAGGACCGTCCCTACTCGATGTCGCTCCCGGTCAGGATGCGGAGCGCCTCCCGGTACTTCTGCGACGTCTTTTCGATCACGTCGGAAGGAAGCTTGGGGCCCGGCGCGGTCTTGTTCCACGGCAGCGTCAGCAGGTAGTCGCGGACGAACTGCTTGTCGAAGCTCTTCTGCGGGCCGCCGGCCCGGTAATCGGCGGCGGGCCAGAAGCGCGACGAGTCGGGGGTCAGCGCCTCGTCGATCAGGAGGAGCGTTCCGTCGGCCAGCCCAAGCTCGAACTTCGTGTCGGCGATGATGATTCCCCGCCCGAGGGCGTATCCCGCGGCCGATCGGTAGAGAGCCACGGCCGTATCGCGCACCTGTGTCGCCCTTGCCTTCCCCACGATCTCCACCATCCGCTCGAAGGAGATGTTCTCGTCGTGTCTCCCCTTCTCCTCCTTCGTTGCCGGCGTGAAGATCGGCTCCGGGAGGCGAGCGGATTCCACGAGCCCCGCAGGAAGCGGGATGCCGCACACCTCGCCGTGTTCCTTGTACTCCGCCCAGCCGGAGCCGGAGAGATAGCCGCGAACGACGCATTCGATCGGGAGCGGCGCGGCCTTCCGGCAGAGCATCGAGCGTCCCCGCAGCATCTCCGCATGGGCGCGGGCCGCAGGTGGGAACTCGCCCACCTCGATGGAGATCATGTGGTTCGGAACGATGTCCTCCAGCTTGCGGAACCAGAAGGCGGAGATCCGGTTCAGGACCTGCCCTTTCCCCGGAATCCCGTCCGGCATCACCACGTCGAACGCGGAGAGCCGGTCGGAGGCCACCAGGAGGAGCTTGCCGTCCACTTCATAGATGTCGCGCACCTTGCCGCGCCCGAGGAACTTCATCCCCGGGAGATTCGTCTCCACGACCGCCTGGGTTGTCACGTAAGGTCCCTCCGGTAGGAGATTAAAGACATTATCCTAGTATAAAGGGGATCAGAAAAACCAGTACGGGAGAAGATAGATGCGGGATTTCCCCTCGGAGAGGATCTCCGCGTTCTCGAATCGGCCCGCCACGATCCCTACCGTTTCTTTCTCTTTCTCAAGAAAGCTCCTGATCCCTTTCAGGTGTCGGGGGCGGATCCGCCGGTCGCTTTTCACTTCGATCGGCAGAAGCCGGGTCGGGCCGGCGAGAACGATGTCGACCTCTTCTTTCGTCCTGGTCCGCCAATAATGGAGGCGCGTCTCGTATCCTCCGCGGTGGATGACCGCCTGCAACCTTTCGACGAGCGCATTTTCCAGCACCACCCCGAATTGCCCAAGTTTTTCGATCTGGGACAGGTCGCCAAGCCCGAGCAGGGCGTTTCGCAATCCGAGATCGGTGAAATAAACCTTGGGGGTTTTCAGGACATTCGCCCTGACGTTCCGGGAAAACGTGGTGAGATTCCTCAGGACGAACGTTTTTTCCAGCAGCAGCGCATACCGCTTGACCGTGTCGACGGTCACCTCCAGTTGCGCGGCGATCATGGAGTAGTTGAGGAGATCCCCGACCCGGCCGGCGAGGAGTTCCATGACCCTCTGGTAGACCCAGAGCTTGTCTTCCTTGACCAGGTTCCGGATGTCCTGGTCGAGGTAGGTGTCCCGGTAGTTTTTCAGGAGAAGCTTCTTCCTCTCCGTATCCCGGCTCAAGGCAACGGCGGGAAGGCTTCCGAATACCAGGATCTCTTCAAAAACCTTTTCGATCCGCTCCCTGTGCGGAAGCAACTCCGCCTGTATTTTCCTGAGCGTGCTCTTCTGCGGGCTCTCGCCCTCGAAGAGGAACCGCCACACGGGGGTTTTATCCGGAGGCGGGTAGCCATTCCCGAGAAACAGCTCGTGTTCGGAGAAGGGGAAGACGGGCAGGTGCAGGACCCGGCCGGCGAGACTCTCCTTGACCTGCGACTTGAGTTCCAGCGAAGAAGAACCGGTCAACACCCATTTGATCGGCAACCGCAGGTCGTAGAGAATCTTGATGTACTCGACAAACCCGGGGAGTTTCTGAACTTCATCGACGAAGACGTAAACGATGGTTTTCCGCCGCCGGACATCGGCCCCGAGGAATCGCTCCACGACCTTCAGGAAATTGTCGAAGGAGGCCGAGAGTTCCTGACGCAGCGAGAGGTCATCGAAGGTAAAATAAAAGATGCGTTCGGGCGCCGTCTTTTCCTTCTGCAGGAGGTGACGGATGAGCTGGAAGGCCAGCGTGCTCTTCCCCGTTTGCCGCAGGCCGAGCAGGGTGAGAATCTCCCGTTCCTTGAGTAGCTTTACCGCCTTTGCATGGATGTCCCGTTCGACGATTCCCGCGGGAAGGACGAAATTGCCGGTGCGCCAGGGATTGTACGAGAAAAAGATGCGCTCATCCATATTTATATACCACTCGAAATATTACTGGGATATTTTCGAGTAGTATCCAAGATATATTATCCCCTGTCAAACGGAATCCGGATTCGCGCCCGGGGAGACGGCCGTCGGGGCCGCATGCCCGTTGAACTGGAGCATGTACAGGCGATGGTAGATCCCCCCGGCCTCCATGAGCTCCTGGTGAGTGCCCGTCTCCCGGACCTTCCCCTTGTGCAGCACGATGATCCGGTCCGCCGAGAGGATGGTGGAGAGCCGGTGGGCGACGACGAGCGAGGTGCGGCCGGAAAGGATATTGCCAAGGGCCTTCTGAATCTCGTGCTCGGTGACAGGGTCCACGCTGGAAGTAGCCTCGTCCAGAAGAAGCACCTTCGGGTCCCGCGCCAGGGCGCGCGCGAAGGCGACGAGCTGCCGCTGTCCGACGGAGAGCCGCCCACCCCGCTCCCCGACGGTCGTCTCCAGACCCTCCTCCCACATGTCCGAAAAACCCGCGACGCCGGCGGCCGCAACCGCCTTCTCCACGGCCGGCCCGCCCGCCTCCACGTTCTCGCGGATCGACCCCGAGAAGAGGAAGGGGTCCTGGAGGACGAGAGAGAGCATCTCCCGCAGCTCCTCCCTTGGGATCTCCCGGAGGTCCCGCCCGAACAGAAGGATCCTGCCGCGCGAGATTTCGTAGAGACGGCAGAGGAGGTTAAGGATCGTCGTCTTTCCCGCGCCCGTCGCACCGACGATCGCACCCATCTCCCCTTCGTGGATGGCGAAGGATACCCCCCGCAGGACGGCCTCTCGGCCGCGCGAGGATCCCGCGCCGGAATTTCCACCATACGAAAACCAGACGTCCCGGAATTCGATGGCTGGCGGCGGGGACGGCCGGGCCGCGCCGTTCATGCCCCTCTCTTCCCGCGCCGGGAGGGCGAGACGGTATTCGGGCGCGATCTCGGAATCGAGGATGTGGAAGATCCGCTCGCAGGAGGCCAGGGCCGACTGGAGGATGTTGTACTTGTCGCTCATGTCCTTGATGGGGTTGAAGAACTTCTGGGCATACTCCAGGAAGGCCACCAGCGTGCCGAACGTGATGACGCCCGAAAGGACCTGAACGCCTCCCCGCCAGAGCAATAGCGCCACGGCAACGGAGGAGAAAAGCTCCACGCCGGGAAAATAGAAGGAATAGAAATTGGTCAGCCGTATGCTTTCGGATGCGTAATCCCGGTTCAGCGCTTCGAACTGCCGGCCGGACTTCTCCTCCTGGACGAACGCCTTGACCACCGCCACGCCGGACACGTGCTCCTGCAGGAAGGCGTTCAGCCGCGCGAGCTTCCGGCGCATCTCTCGGTTGGCCTCACGGATGAATTTCTTCAGCACCTCCACGAAGAGGATCAGCACGGGGAGGACTGCGAAGACGACCAGCGCAAGGGCGGGGTTCATCCAAAGCAGGATGGCCGCGATCCCTATAAGGACCGTCACGTCCCCGACGGTGGATACCAGCCCCGAGGAGATGAGCTCCTGCAGCGCTTCCACGTCGGACGTCAGGCGCGTCATCAGCCGGCCCGTCGGCGTCCGGTCGAAGAAGGAAACGGGAAGGCGCTCCAGCCGGAAGAACATTTCCTTGCGGATCGCGAGGATGACGCGCTGGCCGAGCACCGACACGGAAAGCATCTGCAGGTACAGGAACCCCATCGCGCCGGCCAGGGAGCCAAGGTAGAGGGCGACCCACCGGATCATCCCGGGGAAGCGGCCGGCCAGGATGTGCCGGTCGATGATGACCTTGATGAGGTAGGGCCCCGCCAGCTGGCAGGCCGTCCCCAGCGTGAGCCCCAGGAGCGCCAGGGCGACCAGACCCTTGTGCGGCCGGAGGTAGGACAGGAGTCGGCGCAGCAGGCGCAGGTCCACCCCCTGGGCGTCCACACGGTCCTCGATGAAGTAGAACTCGTGCCCGTTGCTCACGGCGACACCTCGATCTCCCGGGAGAGCATCTGGCGGGA includes these proteins:
- a CDS encoding phosphoribosylaminoimidazolesuccinocarboxamide synthase — its product is MKFLGRGKVRDIYEVDGKLLLVASDRLSAFDVVMPDGIPGKGQVLNRISAFWFRKLEDIVPNHMISIEVGEFPPAARAHAEMLRGRSMLCRKAAPLPIECVVRGYLSGSGWAEYKEHGEVCGIPLPAGLVESARLPEPIFTPATKEEKGRHDENISFERMVEIVGKARATQVRDTAVALYRSAAGYALGRGIIIADTKFELGLADGTLLLIDEALTPDSSRFWPAADYRAGGPQKSFDKQFVRDYLLTLPWNKTAPGPKLPSDVIEKTSQKYREALRILTGSDIE